The genomic region GGGGTAAATCTAACCTCGCCCGTCCGACCTTGCCGGATTACGTATCGTAAGCATCGTGGCGGTCTAGCCGTTTCCGGCCTGAATGTCCAAACCTGCCGCATCGCTTAGCTGATTCCTGCCGGCACCGCATGCCGGATTGGGTGCCGCACTGGGTGGCCATGGCACGCTGGCGCCTGCTTTCGGCCAACAATGTGGCTGCAATCTGACACCGCATACCATTCATCACATAAACATGGTTAATGCCACATTAAGAATTACCCTATCAACCATCAACAAACGCCGGCAAATTCCTCGTTAGTTCCCGCTGTTGCGGGGCTGCCGGCCGGAAAAGAAATCAGCCACCGCTTCGCTGACAATACCGGCAACTTTCAATTGCCATGCAGGGTCCGCCATCAGGCGCTCGTCCTTGCTGTTGGACAGATATCCCAGTTCCAGCAATACGCTGGGGACTTCCGCATTCTTCAATACGGCAAAGGAAGCGGCCCGTTGCGGGTTGTTGATCAGGTTGACCCGGTCGCGCATCTTGCGCGCCAGCATGCTGGAAAACGCACGGGAAAAATGGGTGGTCTCGCGCAAGGTCAGATCGGCAAGGATGTCGGTCACCACATCGCTTTCTTCCGGCGCCGCAAGGCCTGCCACCACGTCAGCAAGATTTTCAGAATCGGCAACTTGCTGGGCAAGTGCGTCCGATGCCTTGTCAGCCAGCGTATAAATCGTCGCCCCCCGCACATAAGTCTGGCGCAAAGCATCGGCATGGATGGAGATCATCAGATCCGCATTTTCACGCCGCGCAACCGCCTGGCGCTCCCTCAGCGATATGAACACATCGTCATCGCGCGTGTAAAACACGTGAAAAGGCCCGGCCTTCTCCAACAACTGGCCCAGTTGAAGGGCGACCGAAAGGGTAACGTCCTTCTCGGCGACATCGGTCGTGCGGCCTTTCGCGCCGCCGTCGATACCACCATGGCCCGGGTCGAGCACGATGGTGAAATAGCCTTCGCGCTTGGGGCCGGACCGCACACGCCCGCCCTTGACCACCGCTTCTCCGCTGGTGCCCAGCAGCGCATGCTGTTCGGCCACCCGTTTGGAAAACAGCGCCTGATCGATTTCTCCCAGAACGATACGCAGGCTGTAGCGGCCCGTTTGCGCGTCGGCTTCAAGCGCCTGCTCGCGGATTTCCGCCCCCGCGGCAAGCGCCAGCACAAGCCTTGAGCGGTCCGCCGTGATGGAGCCGAAGCGGAGCTGGCGAACAAGACCGCCGGTTCGCTTGGCGAAATTCTGATCAAAGCCCAGTGTGATTTCATTAAACTCAAGCACCAGCCGGTCCGGCCGGTCCATGAAGAACAGCCGGTAGTCGGGTTTGCCGTCAAACTTCAAAACAAGGGCTGTTTGTTTTTCCCACGCCTCAAGCTTGCCGTCATAGGCAACGGTTGCCGGCCGGGTATCCCCTTCACCGCTCGCAGCCTTCGCCTGGGCAAACGCGGCAGCTCCAAACCCCGGCGGAAAACTGGCGGCAACGGCCATAATGGCGAACAAGATGACGGCCAGCACGCCTGCCGGCGAACCGGATATCAAGCATATTTTCCGGCAAAACCTGACTGTTGCTTCCCTCATGGCAAGAAGGGAGTTCCGTTCCTTTTGGTTATGGTCTTCGTCCCGCTGGAACATCAATGCGTCCGCCTGAACATCACCTGTATGAACATCGATATGACTGCCGGGCCAATTCTGATTTACAGCCGAATCGCCGCGATTTGGCACAGATTGAGGCCTGTTAGGCCATTGGCAGCCCCTTGTCGAGAATGCCTGCCCCCGTCCCAGCCCGCAATTTCCCGCCATTTTCGCACCGCGCCATGAATGGTCTTGTTTAATGGCCGCTTTGGGCTTATGTCTGAAAATGAAACGGGATCGTCCTTGCCGGAACGCTGCAGATCATCTGCCGTTGCGGTTTACGGGGCGCCGATGGCGGAACCAGACGCCAGTATTTTGATCATTTTTTGATCGGTTCGATACTAACCGCGTCATTTCCACCGTGTGCGCCACCACTGGGCATCGGTTCAGGCAAGCGCCCGTCTTCAGACAGGATTTCGTGTCAACTCCGGAGTTGAGGAGCCGGATTGCATCGATTAACCGCAGGCCGTCACATTGTACGGGCCTGCGAACTCACCAGCCGGCAAGTCCGGTTAATCATGAAGCCAAAACGGCGTGCGGGAATGGAAGCGGTTATAACAACAACAGGGACAAGTGGGGAGAATTTCCTCATCCCCGGCGGCATCGAAGGCCGCCAGCTTGCCCTGGCCTCCCGCTTTGCACGCCACATTTACAACGAGACAGGCGCAAGCCGGAAACTGACATCCGCCGCCGCCCCAACCGGGCGCGGTATGGACATGCTGCGGTACGACAGATGATCGACACACAAAGACACAGCATTTTCCGCTCCGCGCCTGCGGAGAACTTATTCAATGGCCAGCAACAAAATGTTGATAGATGCCTCCCACCCGGAAGAAACCCGGGTCGTGGTGGTCCGTGGAAACCGAATTGAGGAATTTGATTTCGAGGCCCAGGAGCGCAAACAGCTCCGCGGCAACATCTATCTTGCAAAGGTAACACGGGTCGAACCGTCGCTGCAGGCGGCGTTTGTCGACTATGGCGGAAACCGGCACGGTTTTCTCGCCTTTTCCGAAATCCATCCTGACTACTACCAGATTCCGGCAGCCGACCGGCAGGCGCTGCTTGCCGAGGAGGAGGCCGTCGCAGCCGAGGCTGAAGCCCAGGAAGAGGCTGATGCGCTGATCGATGCCGATGACGACGGCGATGGGGAAGAAGCCCCCGCGCCGAAGCGGTCCCGCCGCCGTTCCAGGCGCTCCAAGGCGGAAAAGCCGGCCAAAGGGGCGGCAGCAGAGGATGCAGATACCGAGACAGCAGAGGCAGATGCCGGTGAAGAACCTTCCGGCGCTGATGCTTCGGCTGATATTGCCGATAGCGAAGCGGAGGAAGCTGAAAAACCCAAAAAGCCGAAGCGCAAACCCCGTGCCGCCGCAAAACCGCGCACCCGCAAAACCGCCCGCAAGAAATCCGCCGGCGATGCTGAAGACAGCGCGGACGGCAGCAAAGCGGACGCAGAAGACGGCAGCAAGACCATTGCTGCGATGATGGAAACCGATTCGGTCTCCGAACCCGCACCACCGGCAGACGATGATGCCGAGGACGAGCGCAGCACCGACGGCGCGGAACACGAAGGTGCCGGTGAAACCGACGCTGAAGCAGCTTCCGAACCCAAAAAGCGCAAGCCCCGCGCCACCAGATCCCGCAAGAAAAAAGCGGAGGATGAAGCCGTGAGCGCCGGGGCCGAAAGCGGCGAAAACGATGACTCCGAACCGGAGAAGGAAAAGCCGAAGAGAACGCGCTCCAGGTCCAAGAAAGCCAAGGAAGCCGAAAAAGACACCGAAAAGCCGGAAGAAGAAACGGCGGAAGCTGCTTCCTCCGGCGAAGAGGCCGCTGAAGCGCCGAAAAAGGCCCGCCGCCCGCGGCGGCGCAAGAAGGCCCGGGAAGAGGCAGGTGACGAGACGACCGGCAAGCAAGCAAAGCCGGAAGACGGCGACAACGGCGCTGACCAGTCCGACGCAAACGGCCATGAGGCAAATGGCGGCGTGATCGAATCGGTCGGTCAGGACGATGCCCTGGAAGAAGGCCGCATCAAGCGCCCGCGCCGGCAATACAAGATCCAGGAGGTCGTTCGACGCCGCCAGGTCATGCTGGTTCAGGTCGTCAAGGAAGAACGCGGCAACAAGGGGGCAGCGCTTACCACCTATCTGTCGCTCGCCGGCCGTTATTCGGTACTGATGCCCAACACCGCCCGAGGCGGCGGGATTTCCCGCAAGATCACCAATCCGGCTGACCGCAAGCGGCTCAAGAGCATTGCCCAGGCGCTCGACGTGCCCAAGGGCATGGGGGTTATTCTGCGCACCGCCGGTGCCTCCCGCGAGCAGGAGGAAATCCAGCGCGACTTCGACTACCTGATGCGGCTGTGGGACAATGTACGCAACCTGACACTGGCTTCCACCGCACCGATCCTGGTCTATGAGGAAGGCAGCCTGATCAAGCGCTCCATCCGCGATCTTTACAACAAGGATATCGGCGAGATCGTGGTTTCCGGTGAGGCCGGCTATCAGGAAGCCCGCGACTTCATGAACATGCTCATGCCGAGTCATGAAAAGAACGTGAAGCTCTACAAGGGCGACCAGCCGATCCTCTCGCGCTACAGCATCGAAAGCCAGCTCGAGAAGATGGTAACACCGCAGGTAACGCTGAAATCCGGCGGCTATCTGATCATCAACCAGACCGAAGCACTGGTTGCCATCGACGTGAACTCCGGCAAGTCAACCCGCGAGCATTCCATCGAGGCAACCGCCCTGCAGACCAATCTGGAAGCGGCCGAGGAAATTGCCCGGCAACTGCGCTTGCGCGATCTTGCTGGCCTCATTGTCATCGACTTCATCGACATGGAGGAAAAGCGCAACAACCGCTCGGTCGAGCGCAAACTCAAGGAATGCCTGAAGAGCGACCGCGCCCGCATCCAGGTCGGCCATATCTCCCATTTTGGACTGCTGGAAATGTCGCGCCAGCGCATTCGTGCCAGCGTTCTGGAAAGCACCATGGCAGTCTGCCCGACATGCCACGGCGTTGGCCATGTGCGTTCGCAGTCCTCGTTGGCACTGTTGATCCTGCGGGCACTGGAGGACCACCTCAACCGCAACAGCCGCAACGATGTTTCGGTCAAGGTCTCTCCATCGATGGCCATGTATATTCTCAACACCAAGCGGCGGGCGCTCAGTTCGATGGAGCAGCGCTTCGGCCTGCAGATCATCATCGAAGCCGACCACGACATCGGGGACCAGGACTATTCGTTCGAAAAAGGCGATCCGGCAACCGGTGAACCGGGATCGGCCGCCGTCAACATGATGCATGGCAGCACGCCGTTCGATCACGACAGTGAAGATGAAGACAATGAGGACGAGGACGGGCGCAACAAGCGCGGGCGCCGCCGCCGTGGCCGTGGCAGGGACAAGGATCGTGAGCGTGATCGCGACACCGGCCGCGAGACTGACCGCGAAGCCGGCGGTGACCGCAACGATGCCCAGAGTGCGCG from Salaquimonas pukyongi harbors:
- a CDS encoding N-acetylmuramoyl-L-alanine amidase → MISGSPAGVLAVILFAIMAVAASFPPGFGAAAFAQAKAASGEGDTRPATVAYDGKLEAWEKQTALVLKFDGKPDYRLFFMDRPDRLVLEFNEITLGFDQNFAKRTGGLVRQLRFGSITADRSRLVLALAAGAEIREQALEADAQTGRYSLRIVLGEIDQALFSKRVAEQHALLGTSGEAVVKGGRVRSGPKREGYFTIVLDPGHGGIDGGAKGRTTDVAEKDVTLSVALQLGQLLEKAGPFHVFYTRDDDVFISLRERQAVARRENADLMISIHADALRQTYVRGATIYTLADKASDALAQQVADSENLADVVAGLAAPEESDVVTDILADLTLRETTHFSRAFSSMLARKMRDRVNLINNPQRAASFAVLKNAEVPSVLLELGYLSNSKDERLMADPAWQLKVAGIVSEAVADFFSGRQPRNSGN
- a CDS encoding Rne/Rng family ribonuclease, with product MASNKMLIDASHPEETRVVVVRGNRIEEFDFEAQERKQLRGNIYLAKVTRVEPSLQAAFVDYGGNRHGFLAFSEIHPDYYQIPAADRQALLAEEEAVAAEAEAQEEADALIDADDDGDGEEAPAPKRSRRRSRRSKAEKPAKGAAAEDADTETAEADAGEEPSGADASADIADSEAEEAEKPKKPKRKPRAAAKPRTRKTARKKSAGDAEDSADGSKADAEDGSKTIAAMMETDSVSEPAPPADDDAEDERSTDGAEHEGAGETDAEAASEPKKRKPRATRSRKKKAEDEAVSAGAESGENDDSEPEKEKPKRTRSRSKKAKEAEKDTEKPEEETAEAASSGEEAAEAPKKARRPRRRKKAREEAGDETTGKQAKPEDGDNGADQSDANGHEANGGVIESVGQDDALEEGRIKRPRRQYKIQEVVRRRQVMLVQVVKEERGNKGAALTTYLSLAGRYSVLMPNTARGGGISRKITNPADRKRLKSIAQALDVPKGMGVILRTAGASREQEEIQRDFDYLMRLWDNVRNLTLASTAPILVYEEGSLIKRSIRDLYNKDIGEIVVSGEAGYQEARDFMNMLMPSHEKNVKLYKGDQPILSRYSIESQLEKMVTPQVTLKSGGYLIINQTEALVAIDVNSGKSTREHSIEATALQTNLEAAEEIARQLRLRDLAGLIVIDFIDMEEKRNNRSVERKLKECLKSDRARIQVGHISHFGLLEMSRQRIRASVLESTMAVCPTCHGVGHVRSQSSLALLILRALEDHLNRNSRNDVSVKVSPSMAMYILNTKRRALSSMEQRFGLQIIIEADHDIGDQDYSFEKGDPATGEPGSAAVNMMHGSTPFDHDSEDEDNEDEDGRNKRGRRRRGRGRDKDRERDRDTGRETDREAGGDRNDAQSARDTSSDVSGEADDAANGNAASTEEPAAESASRRRTRRSKSADAGESQDGKKAAKADTPSADPQSEEDEADAEARRAKRRTGRPGKKAKVAAEESDTDTASEAVADDSPRETAPPRKVQRRNTRRVKKDGDEVADGEEAASGESQPGWSGFLS